A section of the Pseudomonas lini genome encodes:
- a CDS encoding von Willebrand factor type A domain-containing protein has protein sequence MSLPLHYLRPAAQGFAAGLLLAIAGCGASSTPDSATDASETDSPAAVAPPVQGALKTEALVRSEIMKDTAQAKRNARPAPSVAFAPTPAGETYPQGYRDEQREQYQALADNPIHSVTEAPVSTFSADVDTGAYANVRRLLNQGRLPPEGAVRLEEMVNYFPYDYALPSDGSPFGVTTELAPSPWNPHTRLLRIGIKASDRAVAELAPANLVFLVDVSGSMDRREGLPMVKSTLKLLVDQLREQDRVSLVVYAGESRVVLEPTSGREKAKIRTAIDQLTAGGSTAGASGIELAYQMAQQAFIPKGINRILLATDGDFNVGISDFDSLKQMAVDKRKTGVSLTTLGFGVDNYNEHLMEQLADAGDGNYAYIDNLREARKVLVDQLGSTLAVVAKNVKLQVEFNPAQVSEYRLLGYENRALKREDFSNDKVDAGEIGAGHTVTALYEIVPKGEKGWLEPLRYGNPEADVSAKTGELAMLRVRYQSPEGGNSRLIERPILSGELRGEAGKLSAASNDLRFAAAVAAFSQQLKDGRYTGEFSLKDTAALARGARGDDQFGLRSEFVQLVELAQSLRTPTASNQQPNDNRIE, from the coding sequence ATGTCCCTCCCTCTGCACTACCTCCGCCCGGCCGCCCAGGGTTTCGCCGCCGGGTTGTTGCTGGCCATCGCCGGTTGCGGCGCTTCATCCACGCCAGATTCTGCGACGGACGCCTCTGAGACAGATAGCCCGGCAGCGGTTGCGCCTCCGGTTCAAGGTGCGCTGAAAACTGAAGCGTTGGTGCGTAGCGAGATCATGAAGGACACCGCGCAGGCCAAGCGCAACGCGCGACCAGCACCATCGGTCGCTTTCGCGCCCACGCCGGCCGGTGAAACTTATCCACAGGGCTATCGGGACGAGCAGCGAGAGCAATATCAGGCGCTGGCCGATAACCCGATTCACAGCGTGACTGAGGCGCCGGTTTCGACCTTCAGTGCCGATGTCGATACCGGCGCTTATGCCAACGTCCGGCGCTTGCTCAATCAGGGGCGCTTGCCTCCCGAAGGGGCGGTGCGGCTGGAGGAAATGGTCAATTACTTCCCCTACGATTACGCCTTGCCCAGCGATGGCTCGCCGTTCGGTGTGACTACCGAGCTGGCGCCGTCGCCCTGGAACCCGCATACCCGCTTGCTGCGCATCGGCATCAAGGCATCTGATCGCGCAGTGGCGGAGTTGGCCCCGGCGAACCTGGTGTTTCTGGTGGACGTGTCCGGCTCCATGGACCGCCGCGAAGGTTTGCCCATGGTTAAAAGCACGCTGAAATTGCTGGTCGATCAATTGCGCGAGCAGGACCGGGTTTCGCTGGTGGTGTATGCCGGAGAATCTCGCGTCGTCCTGGAGCCGACTTCCGGACGAGAAAAAGCGAAAATTCGTACCGCCATCGATCAATTGACTGCGGGCGGCTCGACCGCCGGCGCGTCGGGTATCGAACTGGCCTATCAAATGGCCCAACAGGCGTTTATCCCCAAAGGCATCAACCGCATCCTGCTGGCCACCGACGGTGACTTCAACGTCGGCATCAGCGACTTCGACAGCCTCAAGCAGATGGCTGTGGATAAACGCAAAACCGGTGTCTCTCTGACCACCTTGGGTTTTGGTGTGGATAACTACAATGAACACCTGATGGAGCAACTGGCCGATGCTGGCGATGGCAACTACGCCTACATCGACAACCTGCGCGAGGCGCGCAAGGTACTGGTGGATCAGCTCGGCTCGACCCTGGCGGTAGTGGCGAAAAACGTGAAGCTGCAGGTGGAGTTCAACCCGGCGCAGGTCAGCGAATATCGGCTGCTGGGTTATGAGAATCGCGCCTTGAAACGTGAGGATTTCAGCAACGACAAAGTCGACGCCGGAGAAATCGGTGCTGGACATACGGTGACAGCGTTGTATGAAATTGTGCCCAAGGGTGAGAAGGGCTGGCTGGAACCGCTGCGCTATGGCAATCCTGAGGCTGATGTTTCCGCAAAAACCGGAGAATTGGCGATGCTGCGAGTGCGTTATCAGTCGCCGGAAGGTGGGAATAGTCGCTTGATCGAGCGGCCCATCTTGAGTGGAGAGCTGAGGGGGGAGGCCGGCAAACTCTCGGCAGCCAGCAATGACCTGCGCTTTGCCGCGGCCGTCGCTGCCTTTTCCCAGCAACTCAAGGACGGGCGTTATACCGGTGAGTTCAGCCTCAAGGACACCGCAGCTCTGGCCCGTGGCGCCCGGGGTGATGATCAATTCGGCCTGCGCAGTGAATTCGTGCAATTGGTGGAGTTGGCGCAGAGCCTGCGAACCCCGACCGCTTCGAATCAACAGCCCAATGACAACCGGATAGAGTGA
- a CDS encoding FAD-dependent oxidoreductase has product MALHRVARFADVPHDRGLEVRIDKTKIVLLRVGDQLRAYQGKCPHAGAPLAKGALCEGRLICPWHKAAYRLEDGALCEPPSLDSLRRYPLEIRDDEVWVDDQPMPTPSTPPADDKRTFVIIGAGAAGTACAAALREKGFGGRVLLIDREPEAGYDRTVLSKFVIAGEMPPDEVPPLRDEGFYSEQRIERINSDVMGLDAPNRTLRLSDGQSLNYDAAVIATGGIPKSLLLPGADLPQVFVLRSKVQAQQILSAAKPGQRAVIVGDSFIALESASSLRQYGLEVTVLARHAIPFEAQFGDAVGKAIRALHEANGVVFHTDGEAAQIEGTGKVEAVRLDNGQRFAADLVLVGIGVTPATGPFTDLPKEKDQSLKVDGGMRVTDGLWAVGDIATFPLNGQPRRIEHWRLAQQQARIAAANMLGGDERYLDVPYFWTWHFGKNYDYLGHAEAWDEVEFKGDPDHPPFIGLFGKNGVVAAVVACDQERAMAMLAERMKQPLSVDEAWRLIRDLN; this is encoded by the coding sequence ATGGCACTGCATCGCGTCGCCCGTTTCGCCGATGTGCCCCACGACCGTGGCCTTGAAGTCCGGATCGATAAGACGAAAATCGTCTTGCTGCGGGTCGGCGATCAATTGCGCGCCTATCAGGGCAAATGTCCTCACGCCGGGGCCCCCTTGGCCAAAGGTGCGCTGTGTGAAGGACGGTTGATCTGTCCGTGGCACAAAGCGGCTTACCGGCTCGAGGACGGCGCGCTGTGTGAGCCACCGTCTCTGGACAGTTTGCGACGCTATCCGCTTGAGATCCGCGACGACGAGGTCTGGGTCGACGACCAGCCGATGCCCACCCCCAGTACACCGCCGGCGGACGATAAGCGGACCTTTGTGATCATCGGTGCCGGTGCCGCCGGTACGGCTTGTGCGGCGGCGTTGCGGGAGAAAGGTTTCGGTGGCCGGGTATTGCTGATCGACCGTGAGCCTGAGGCCGGTTACGACCGGACGGTGTTGAGCAAATTCGTGATTGCCGGGGAAATGCCGCCCGACGAAGTCCCGCCACTGCGGGATGAAGGTTTTTACAGCGAACAGCGCATTGAACGGATAAACAGCGATGTAATGGGCCTGGATGCACCGAACCGGACTCTGCGCCTGTCTGATGGTCAATCGCTGAACTATGACGCCGCAGTGATCGCCACCGGCGGCATACCCAAGTCTCTGCTGCTGCCCGGCGCCGATCTGCCGCAGGTATTCGTGCTGCGCTCGAAGGTGCAAGCGCAGCAGATTCTTTCAGCCGCCAAACCCGGTCAACGGGCAGTGATTGTCGGTGACAGTTTCATTGCTCTGGAGTCCGCTTCATCCCTACGTCAGTACGGCCTGGAGGTCACTGTCCTGGCCCGCCATGCCATCCCGTTCGAGGCGCAATTCGGCGATGCCGTCGGCAAAGCGATTCGTGCCCTGCACGAGGCCAACGGCGTGGTGTTTCATACCGATGGCGAGGCCGCGCAGATCGAAGGCACAGGCAAGGTCGAAGCGGTGCGGCTGGACAATGGTCAGCGCTTTGCGGCGGATCTGGTGTTGGTCGGCATTGGCGTCACCCCTGCAACCGGTCCGTTTACCGATCTGCCAAAAGAAAAAGACCAGTCATTGAAGGTCGACGGTGGAATGCGCGTGACCGACGGGCTCTGGGCCGTCGGCGACATTGCGACCTTCCCGCTCAATGGCCAGCCCCGACGGATTGAGCATTGGCGCCTGGCCCAACAACAGGCACGGATTGCGGCGGCGAATATGCTCGGCGGCGATGAGCGCTACCTCGACGTGCCGTATTTCTGGACCTGGCACTTCGGCAAAAACTACGACTACCTCGGACACGCCGAAGCCTGGGACGAGGTCGAGTTCAAGGGCGACCCTGACCATCCACCGTTTATCGGCCTGTTCGGCAAAAACGGCGTGGTGGCGGCGGTCGTTGCCTGCGATCAGGAGCGGGCGATGGCGATGCTCGCCGAACGCATGAAACAACCGCTGTCGGTGGATGAGGCGTGGCGCCTGATTCGGGACCTGAACTGA
- a CDS encoding YbhB/YbcL family Raf kinase inhibitor-like protein, which yields MTRLTSLNPWLAAVAVALCVQFPAQAQERFTLSIPGVSDNRLFTSVAASDAAGCGGKNQSPALSWNAGPPGTLSYAIVMHDPDGQKGLGVDHWIHYGIKAATRQIPAGVGVKSALEGVGGTNIKGTAGYIGPCPPIGDSSHHYIIQLYALDLAPDALPAGLTRAQLMEQIKGHVLKNSSVVRRYHR from the coding sequence ATGACCCGATTGACCTCTTTGAACCCTTGGCTGGCGGCCGTTGCAGTCGCCCTTTGCGTGCAGTTTCCGGCGCAGGCCCAGGAGCGTTTCACCCTCAGCATTCCCGGTGTTTCGGACAATCGTCTGTTCACGTCGGTGGCGGCCAGCGATGCCGCCGGTTGCGGCGGCAAGAACCAGTCCCCGGCCCTGAGCTGGAACGCCGGCCCTCCCGGCACCCTCAGCTACGCCATCGTCATGCACGACCCGGACGGCCAGAAAGGCCTGGGCGTCGATCACTGGATTCATTACGGGATCAAGGCCGCGACCCGTCAGATCCCGGCCGGTGTTGGCGTCAAATCCGCCCTCGAAGGCGTGGGCGGCACCAACATCAAAGGCACCGCCGGTTACATCGGCCCTTGCCCGCCCATCGGCGACAGCTCCCATCACTACATCATCCAGCTTTACGCCCTGGACCTGGCGCCAGACGCCTTGCCTGCCGGCCTGACCCGCGCGCAACTGATGGAACAGATCAAAGGCCATGTGCTGAAAAACAGCAGCGTGGTGCGGCGTTATCACCGCTGA
- the pgaD gene encoding poly-beta-1,6-N-acetyl-D-glucosamine biosynthesis protein PgaD gives MRIIRTRQRPFLVVIDILLTVLAWVGLLYLLARGLWPLIDTHDGPRIDASFFDALGTLQIYLWVALLNAVILITWARYQQRKSKSFAQRRLPAPVVDDQGLSKSFKLTGDRLAKLRTPGSMTIHNDQDGDVSHVVTHFFPVDPAQLPSPLAPLEHPFVIRLPAEDDDNREPVSHL, from the coding sequence ATGAGAATCATCAGAACCCGGCAGCGGCCCTTTCTGGTCGTGATCGATATTTTGCTCACCGTGCTCGCTTGGGTCGGTCTGCTGTATTTGCTGGCGCGGGGTTTGTGGCCGTTGATCGATACCCATGACGGCCCGCGCATTGATGCGTCATTTTTCGACGCCCTCGGCACGTTGCAGATTTACCTGTGGGTGGCGTTGTTGAATGCGGTGATCCTGATCACGTGGGCGCGTTATCAACAGCGCAAAAGCAAGAGCTTCGCCCAGCGCCGTTTGCCGGCGCCGGTGGTGGATGATCAGGGGCTCAGCAAAAGCTTCAAGCTGACTGGTGACCGGCTGGCGAAATTGCGCACGCCGGGCTCGATGACCATTCATAACGATCAGGATGGCGATGTCAGTCATGTCGTTACGCACTTCTTCCCGGTCGACCCGGCCCAACTGCCATCGCCTTTGGCGCCGCTTGAGCATCCGTTCGTGATTCGCTTACCGGCCGAAGATGACGACAATCGAGAGCCGGTGAGCCATCTCTAG
- the pgaA gene encoding poly-beta-1,6 N-acetyl-D-glucosamine export porin PgaA: MPCFAGPFIHRGLRPLFRVALCGQLLWPMPALADTPYDQMVRDARAGNYTPALTALRQVPVSQATTGQISDHLQIASWAGLDAEVVQVYETQGHNRALPVQALTATARAYRNLKRWDSATQVYNKALALEPQNADLQLGLAMTQADAGKPDEAVARARALVAAKPDDPSRRLALAYALTRAGATYDALFEYDQAFIRAGSKPDVAREYVIALQRARLPEPALRLARQRPGLLDPVTLRRLEGDLAAERVRLAELATRSEKERYVIADRALADYDQLLATWTPDPQAHDDVIRWRIDRMGALKARARTADVIVEYQKLLAEGVKIPTYALRWVASSYLDQRQPEIATDVYRQVLVAPDADVGDRLEDSTALYYALLESDKADEARQIAEDLAKTQKPRVELKGLPVGNPNDEWMDAQQLAAQAGTYGADLPSGEQRLQTLVEQAPGNLGLRLAQADLYLARDWPRRAENQLKEAESMAPRDIGLEIAQGHTAMDLQEWRQMDALTDDVVARYPNNRQVQRLQRQRAVHDMAELRVEAYGGKSYGGGNGDAGAVNGSRDFGIETTLYSPPIDEDWRVFAGAGYATGDFQEGTGHHRFQRVGLERRTRDMTLEAEVSNHSYGFGDKQGARLAIARDIDDHWQYGGSLEYLSAQTPLRALNSDITANGGSGFIRWRANESREWRLAVSPSHFSDGNNRVEALLTGREGVYRAPGLQVDLGLEVGTSHNSSSSDVPYFNPKSDFSVLPTVNVNHVLYHRYETSWSQQFQAGAGTYSQRDHGTGGVGLLGYGQRYSWNDVLEVGGLLSVINRPYDGDRETDLRLLVDLTYRF; this comes from the coding sequence ATGCCGTGTTTTGCTGGTCCCTTTATTCATCGTGGGTTGCGCCCCTTGTTTCGCGTTGCGCTCTGCGGTCAGTTGCTGTGGCCGATGCCGGCGCTCGCCGACACCCCCTACGACCAAATGGTTCGCGATGCCCGGGCCGGCAATTACACGCCTGCGCTGACCGCGTTGCGTCAGGTGCCGGTAAGCCAGGCCACCACCGGCCAGATCAGCGATCACCTGCAGATCGCCAGCTGGGCTGGGCTGGATGCCGAAGTGGTCCAGGTCTATGAAACCCAGGGGCACAATCGGGCGTTGCCGGTTCAGGCCCTGACCGCCACCGCGCGCGCCTATCGCAACCTCAAGCGCTGGGACTCGGCGACCCAGGTGTACAACAAGGCCCTGGCCCTTGAACCGCAAAATGCCGATCTACAACTGGGGTTGGCGATGACCCAGGCCGACGCCGGTAAACCTGACGAGGCGGTTGCCCGCGCCAGGGCGCTGGTGGCGGCGAAACCGGATGATCCTTCCCGCCGCCTGGCCTTGGCCTACGCCTTGACCCGCGCCGGTGCCACCTACGACGCATTGTTTGAATACGACCAGGCCTTCATCCGCGCCGGCAGCAAGCCCGACGTCGCTCGGGAATACGTGATTGCCTTGCAACGCGCCCGTTTGCCGGAACCGGCCTTGCGCCTGGCGCGTCAGCGACCGGGGTTGCTGGATCCGGTCACGCTGCGACGTCTTGAAGGTGATCTGGCCGCAGAGCGCGTGCGGTTGGCCGAGCTGGCCACTCGTAGCGAAAAAGAACGTTATGTGATCGCTGATCGGGCGTTGGCCGATTACGACCAGTTGCTGGCGACCTGGACGCCGGATCCTCAGGCCCACGATGACGTCATCCGCTGGCGAATCGACCGCATGGGCGCCCTCAAGGCCCGTGCGCGCACCGCCGATGTGATCGTCGAATACCAGAAGTTGCTCGCCGAAGGCGTGAAGATTCCGACCTACGCCCTGCGTTGGGTGGCGTCGTCCTATCTGGACCAGCGTCAGCCAGAAATCGCCACCGATGTGTATCGTCAGGTGCTGGTGGCGCCGGATGCCGATGTCGGCGACCGCCTGGAAGACAGCACCGCGCTCTATTACGCCTTGCTCGAAAGCGATAAGGCCGATGAAGCGCGTCAGATCGCCGAAGACCTGGCCAAGACTCAGAAACCGCGCGTCGAGCTCAAGGGTTTGCCGGTGGGCAATCCCAACGATGAATGGATGGACGCGCAGCAACTCGCTGCCCAGGCCGGCACCTACGGCGCTGACCTGCCGTCGGGCGAGCAGCGTTTGCAGACGCTGGTGGAGCAGGCGCCCGGCAACCTCGGCCTGCGTCTGGCCCAGGCCGATTTGTACCTGGCCCGGGACTGGCCACGACGCGCCGAGAATCAGCTCAAGGAAGCCGAGAGCATGGCGCCGCGGGACATCGGCCTGGAAATTGCGCAAGGCCACACCGCCATGGATCTGCAGGAATGGCGGCAGATGGATGCGCTGACCGACGATGTGGTCGCGCGCTATCCGAACAACCGTCAGGTCCAGCGTTTGCAGCGTCAGCGTGCAGTCCATGACATGGCCGAGCTGCGGGTGGAGGCCTATGGCGGCAAGAGTTATGGCGGGGGCAACGGCGACGCCGGGGCGGTCAACGGCAGTCGCGATTTCGGCATCGAAACCACGCTGTACAGTCCACCCATCGATGAAGACTGGCGCGTGTTCGCCGGTGCCGGTTACGCCACCGGCGACTTCCAGGAAGGCACCGGCCACCATCGTTTTCAGCGCGTCGGGCTTGAGCGTCGAACCCGCGACATGACCCTGGAAGCGGAAGTCTCCAACCATTCCTACGGTTTCGGTGACAAACAGGGCGCTCGCCTGGCGATTGCCCGAGACATCGACGATCACTGGCAGTACGGCGGCAGCCTCGAATACCTGTCGGCGCAGACGCCGCTGCGGGCCTTGAACAGCGACATTACCGCCAATGGCGGCAGCGGCTTCATCCGTTGGCGCGCCAATGAGAGCCGAGAGTGGAGACTGGCGGTCAGCCCCTCGCACTTCAGCGATGGCAACAATCGTGTCGAAGCCTTGCTCACCGGTCGCGAGGGTGTTTATCGCGCGCCTGGACTGCAGGTCGACCTCGGCCTGGAGGTCGGCACCAGCCATAACTCCAGCTCCAGCGACGTGCCGTACTTCAACCCCAAATCCGACTTCAGCGTGCTGCCGACGGTGAACGTCAACCACGTGCTCTATCACCGCTACGAAACCTCCTGGAGTCAGCAGTTCCAGGCGGGTGCGGGCACCTACAGCCAGCGTGATCACGGGACCGGCGGCGTCGGCCTGCTGGGTTACGGCCAGCGCTACAGCTGGAACGATGTATTGGAGGTGGGCGGCCTGCTGAGCGTGATCAACCGGCCTTATGACGGCGACCGCGAAACCGATCTGCGCCTGCTCGTCGACCTCACTTACCGCTTCTAG
- the pgaB gene encoding poly-beta-1,6-N-acetyl-D-glucosamine N-deacetylase PgaB translates to MPFISRFILLLGALLISACAQQAPAFAPPSERPVSANEKPWPKNHVLGIAYHDVEDRDPDQAVVAVRTERMIEQLAWLRENNYKPVTVDQVLAARNGGPELPPRAIMLSFDDGYSSFYTRVLPVLRAYNWHALLAPVGTWIDTPLNQPVDFAGTPRKRSDFLTWEQIREISRSGLVEIAAHTDASHKGVLANPQGNLQPAAATRRYDAVNGRYETEAQFQARMRADVAAISEKIRKVTGYKPRVWVWPYGAADGTSLQVVNEQGYQMALTLEDGLDALDNLMSSPRFLVASDPNGERFANSIVSVQTESPMRVVHVDLDNVYDKDPAQQEINLGKLIQRMADMGANTVFLQAFADPAGDGLVRSLYFPNRHLPMRADIFDRVAWQLRTRAQVKVYAWMPVLSFALDSKLPRVTRWDPKTATTSIDPDQYKRLSPFDPNVRRIIGEIYEDMARLTSVDGILYHDDAILSDFEDAGPEALKVYAANGLPGSVATLRDDPAMLQRWTRFKSRYLIDFTHELTAKVRAIRGPQVKTARNIFAEPMLNPESEAWFAQNLDDFLGAYDWTAPMAMPLMEKQSRQKSGPWLETLVATVKSRPGALDRTVFELQARDWTKKADADIGGEQLADWMGRLKRQGATSFGYYPDNFLENQPDLKTVRPALSNKWNP, encoded by the coding sequence ATGCCTTTTATTTCGCGTTTCATCCTTCTGCTGGGAGCGCTGTTGATCAGCGCCTGCGCCCAGCAAGCCCCGGCCTTCGCACCGCCGTCCGAACGCCCGGTGTCGGCCAATGAAAAGCCGTGGCCGAAAAACCACGTACTCGGGATCGCTTACCACGATGTCGAAGACCGCGACCCCGATCAGGCGGTAGTGGCCGTGCGCACCGAGCGCATGATCGAGCAACTGGCGTGGCTGCGGGAGAACAACTACAAGCCGGTTACCGTCGACCAAGTCCTGGCGGCTCGCAACGGCGGCCCTGAACTACCGCCCCGGGCGATCATGCTGAGTTTCGATGACGGTTATTCGAGCTTCTACACCCGCGTGTTGCCAGTGCTGCGCGCCTATAACTGGCATGCCTTGCTGGCGCCGGTGGGGACGTGGATCGATACGCCGCTGAACCAGCCAGTGGATTTCGCCGGTACACCGCGCAAGCGTTCGGACTTCCTGACCTGGGAACAGATTCGCGAGATTTCCCGATCCGGCCTGGTGGAAATCGCCGCCCACACCGACGCCAGCCACAAAGGCGTATTGGCCAACCCGCAAGGCAACCTGCAGCCGGCGGCCGCGACCCGGCGCTATGACGCTGTTAACGGACGCTATGAAACCGAAGCCCAATTCCAGGCCCGGATGCGCGCCGATGTGGCGGCCATCTCGGAGAAAATCCGCAAGGTCACCGGTTACAAACCGCGTGTCTGGGTCTGGCCATACGGCGCGGCGGACGGCACCTCACTGCAAGTGGTCAACGAACAGGGTTATCAGATGGCCCTGACCCTGGAAGATGGCCTCGATGCCCTCGACAATTTGATGAGCAGCCCGCGCTTTTTGGTGGCTTCGGATCCGAATGGTGAACGCTTTGCCAACAGCATCGTCTCGGTGCAGACCGAATCACCGATGCGTGTGGTGCATGTGGACCTGGACAACGTCTACGACAAGGATCCGGCCCAACAGGAAATCAACCTCGGCAAACTGATCCAGCGCATGGCCGACATGGGCGCCAACACGGTGTTCCTGCAAGCTTTCGCCGACCCAGCGGGTGATGGCCTGGTGCGCTCGCTGTACTTCCCTAACCGGCACCTGCCGATGCGCGCCGATATCTTCGACCGCGTAGCCTGGCAGTTGCGCACCCGGGCTCAGGTCAAAGTCTATGCCTGGATGCCGGTGCTGAGTTTTGCCCTCGATTCGAAGCTGCCACGAGTCACTCGCTGGGACCCGAAAACCGCTACCACCTCGATCGATCCGGACCAGTACAAGCGCTTGTCGCCATTCGATCCGAACGTGCGGCGCATCATCGGTGAAATCTACGAAGACATGGCACGCCTGACCTCGGTCGACGGCATCCTCTATCACGATGACGCGATATTGTCGGACTTCGAAGACGCCGGGCCCGAAGCCCTGAAAGTCTATGCCGCCAACGGTCTGCCCGGTTCGGTTGCCACCCTGCGCGACGATCCAGCCATGCTGCAACGCTGGACGCGATTCAAGAGCCGCTACCTGATCGATTTCACTCACGAACTGACCGCCAAGGTTCGCGCCATTCGTGGCCCGCAAGTGAAAACGGCGCGCAATATTTTCGCCGAACCAATGCTCAACCCCGAGAGCGAAGCCTGGTTCGCGCAGAACCTCGACGATTTCCTGGGTGCCTACGACTGGACCGCGCCAATGGCCATGCCACTCATGGAAAAACAGAGCCGCCAGAAATCCGGCCCTTGGCTCGAAACGCTGGTGGCGACGGTGAAATCGCGCCCCGGCGCACTCGACCGCACGGTGTTCGAATTGCAGGCCCGTGACTGGACGAAAAAAGCCGACGCCGACATCGGCGGCGAACAGTTGGCTGACTGGATGGGCCGTCTCAAGCGTCAGGGCGCCACCAGTTTCGGCTACTACCCGGACAACTTCCTCGAGAACCAGCCGGATCTGAAAACCGTGCGGCCCGCGCTCTCCAACAAGTGGAATCCATAA
- the pgaC gene encoding poly-beta-1,6-N-acetyl-D-glucosamine synthase, translating into MLDRLLALLVLAIVLGVPLGLIFLLTGQFLMDFVFFYPLFMSGLWIAGGLYFWLHWERHWPWQDDTLPPPLAGEPLISILIPCYNEGDNAADTIHAALAQHYPNIEVIAINDGSKDNTAAVLDALAAQDPRLRVLHLAENQGKAVALRMGAIAARSEYLVCIDGDALLAPNTAAYLVAPMLDNARLGAVTGNPRIRTRSTLIGRVQVGEFSSIIGLIKRTQRVFGRIFTVSGVIVAFRRTALNRVGYWSPDMITEDIDISWKLQLDHWSIFYEPRALCWILMPETLGGLWKQRLRWAQGGAEVLFKNIRGIWQYRHRYLWPLLFEYCLSTGWAFTFLLSVIFWGVGKFVEMPPAIAVDHLMPPAFTGLLLAVVCLVQFAVSILIDRRYEKGLGKTMFWVIWYPLVFWLISLFTTLVSFPKVLFGQHQKRARWVSPDRGIKPLNDDEEEEVIK; encoded by the coding sequence ATGCTGGACAGACTTTTAGCCCTGCTGGTTCTGGCGATCGTCCTTGGGGTTCCCCTCGGGCTGATCTTTCTGCTCACCGGGCAATTCCTGATGGACTTCGTGTTCTTTTATCCACTGTTCATGTCGGGGCTGTGGATCGCCGGCGGCCTGTATTTCTGGCTGCATTGGGAGCGGCACTGGCCGTGGCAGGACGACACTTTGCCGCCACCGCTGGCCGGCGAGCCGCTGATCTCGATCCTGATCCCTTGCTACAACGAAGGCGACAACGCGGCCGATACCATCCACGCGGCGCTGGCCCAGCATTACCCGAACATCGAAGTGATCGCGATCAACGACGGCTCCAAGGACAACACCGCCGCGGTGCTCGATGCACTGGCGGCGCAGGATCCGCGTCTGCGGGTGCTGCACCTGGCGGAGAACCAGGGCAAGGCCGTGGCCCTGCGCATGGGCGCCATTGCGGCGCGCAGCGAGTATCTGGTGTGCATCGACGGTGACGCATTGCTGGCGCCGAACACCGCGGCGTATCTGGTGGCGCCGATGCTCGACAATGCGCGACTGGGCGCCGTGACCGGCAACCCGCGAATCCGCACCCGTTCGACCCTGATCGGCCGCGTGCAGGTCGGCGAGTTCTCGTCGATCATCGGCCTGATCAAGCGCACCCAACGGGTGTTCGGGCGGATCTTTACCGTCTCCGGGGTGATTGTCGCCTTCCGCCGTACGGCGCTGAACCGGGTCGGCTACTGGAGCCCGGACATGATCACCGAAGACATCGACATCAGTTGGAAGCTGCAACTGGATCACTGGAGCATTTTCTACGAGCCCCGCGCGTTGTGCTGGATCCTCATGCCGGAAACCCTCGGCGGCTTGTGGAAGCAGCGTCTGCGCTGGGCTCAGGGCGGTGCCGAGGTGCTGTTCAAGAACATCCGTGGCATCTGGCAATACCGCCATCGTTACCTCTGGCCGCTATTGTTCGAATACTGCCTGTCCACCGGTTGGGCGTTCACCTTTCTGCTGTCAGTGATTTTCTGGGGCGTTGGCAAGTTCGTCGAAATGCCGCCAGCCATTGCCGTTGATCACCTGATGCCGCCGGCGTTTACCGGGCTGCTGTTGGCAGTGGTCTGCCTGGTGCAATTCGCGGTCAGCATCCTGATCGACCGCCGTTATGAAAAGGGCCTCGGCAAGACCATGTTCTGGGTGATCTGGTATCCGCTGGTGTTCTGGCTTATCAGCCTGTTCACCACTCTGGTCAGTTTCCCCAAAGTGCTGTTCGGCCAACATCAGAAGCGCGCGCGCTGGGTCAGCCCGGACCGGGGCATCAAGCCGCTGAATGACGATGAAGAGGAGGAGGTCATCAAATGA
- a CDS encoding RNA polymerase sigma factor, whose translation MSDSAISSAASSDESLLARYRSGHGPAFEVLYARHRQGLYRFLLGLSGKPELAEEVYQETWLSLIRSTSQPQGRANFRTWLYQIARNRLIDHWRKHGIHNPLHDSYDEQTHALIDDAADPEQLLSLSRDGQRLEAALQTLPADQREVFLLRAHGDLDLPQIATLTETPLETVKSRLRYAQQKLRRLLAEEVLT comes from the coding sequence ATGTCCGATTCTGCAATCAGCTCAGCCGCCAGCAGCGACGAATCGCTGCTGGCGCGCTACCGCTCTGGACACGGGCCGGCGTTTGAAGTTTTGTACGCCCGCCACCGTCAGGGCCTTTATCGATTCCTCCTCGGTCTCAGCGGCAAGCCCGAACTGGCCGAAGAGGTGTATCAGGAAACCTGGCTGAGCCTGATCCGCAGCACCAGTCAGCCACAAGGCCGGGCGAACTTTCGTACCTGGCTTTACCAGATTGCTCGCAACCGACTGATCGATCACTGGCGCAAACATGGAATCCACAACCCCTTGCACGACAGCTATGACGAACAAACCCATGCCCTGATCGATGACGCGGCCGATCCCGAACAACTGCTGAGCCTGAGCCGCGACGGTCAACGCCTCGAAGCCGCCCTGCAAACCCTGCCCGCCGATCAACGCGAAGTGTTCCTGCTGCGCGCCCACGGCGACCTCGACCTGCCACAAATCGCCACCCTCACCGAAACACCGCTGGAAACCGTTAAAAGTCGCTTGCGCTACGCCCAGCAAAAACTGCGTCGGCTGCTGGCCGAGGAGGTACTGACATGA